One Longimicrobiales bacterium genomic region harbors:
- the trpC gene encoding indole-3-glycerol phosphate synthase TrpC: protein MNRSARVVSVLDDIVAAKRGAAARLRLAEVQAIAADAPPARDFGGALRDAGVVRVIAEFKRRSPSAGWIREDADAALTGRGYAVSGAAAISVLTDREWFGGSLDDLGAIRAAVDVPVLRKDFVVAAAQIWEARAAGADAVLLIVRILDDALLGDLLATAGDAGVAALVEVHDEAELERALGAGARIVGVNNRDLSVFRTDLAVSERLAARVPADVVLVGESGIGSPADVERLGRAGVDAVLMGETLMRAPDPAGALRAFTACPRDRGARR, encoded by the coding sequence GTGAACCGAAGCGCAAGAGTCGTCTCCGTGCTCGATGACATCGTGGCGGCCAAGCGTGGCGCCGCGGCGCGGCTGCGACTCGCCGAAGTGCAGGCCATAGCGGCAGATGCGCCGCCGGCGCGGGATTTCGGCGGCGCCCTGCGGGACGCCGGTGTGGTGCGCGTGATCGCAGAGTTCAAGCGGCGCTCCCCTTCGGCCGGCTGGATCCGCGAAGACGCCGACGCCGCCTTGACAGGCCGCGGCTATGCCGTGTCCGGCGCCGCCGCGATCAGCGTGCTGACGGACAGGGAGTGGTTCGGCGGCTCGCTGGACGACCTGGGCGCGATCCGGGCCGCGGTCGACGTGCCGGTGCTGCGCAAGGATTTCGTGGTTGCCGCGGCGCAGATCTGGGAAGCGCGCGCGGCAGGTGCCGACGCGGTGCTGCTGATCGTACGCATCCTGGATGACGCGCTGCTTGGTGATCTCCTGGCCACCGCAGGTGACGCGGGGGTGGCGGCGCTCGTCGAAGTACACGACGAGGCGGAGCTGGAGCGGGCACTCGGCGCAGGCGCGCGCATCGTGGGCGTCAACAACCGCGACCTTTCGGTGTTCCGCACGGACCTGGCGGTTTCTGAGCGCCTGGCGGCACGGGTACCCGCGGACGTCGTGCTCGTCGGCGAAAGCGGCATCGGCAGTCCTGCGGACGTGGAGCGGCTCGGGCGTGCGGGGGTGGACGCGGTCCTGATGGGCGAAACGCTGATGCGCGCGCCGGATCCCGCTGGCGCACTGCGCGCATTCACGGCCTGCCCGCGGGACCGGGGAGCGCGTCGGTGA
- a CDS encoding phosphoribosylanthranilate isomerase, whose amino-acid sequence MTSVKVCGLCRPEDAAAAVAAGASYVGVILSAHGPRALDEARARAVLAERGAARAVGVFVDEPLDRIVACAERLRLGALQLHGRETIADVGMLRSRTDASIWKSVRVRDARGAREAVAAWTSHVDGLLLDGWSPHAAGGTGTAFEWEALHDVRALVPEHVTLVVAGGLSAENVARAIEVLAPDVVDVSSGVETGPGEKSEEKIRAFVAAARMQRKEAAT is encoded by the coding sequence ATGACCAGTGTGAAGGTGTGCGGCCTGTGCCGGCCCGAAGATGCGGCAGCGGCTGTTGCCGCGGGGGCGTCGTACGTCGGCGTCATCCTGAGCGCGCACGGGCCGCGCGCACTGGACGAGGCGCGTGCGCGCGCCGTGCTGGCGGAGCGCGGAGCTGCGCGCGCGGTCGGTGTATTCGTGGACGAGCCCCTCGACCGCATCGTCGCATGTGCAGAGCGGCTGCGCCTGGGGGCGCTCCAGCTGCACGGCCGCGAAACGATCGCGGACGTCGGCATGTTGCGCTCACGCACGGATGCGTCGATCTGGAAGTCGGTGCGCGTGCGGGATGCACGCGGAGCGCGCGAGGCGGTCGCGGCGTGGACGTCGCATGTGGACGGGCTCCTGCTGGACGGATGGTCGCCGCACGCTGCGGGGGGTACCGGCACTGCGTTCGAATGGGAAGCACTGCACGACGTCCGTGCGCTGGTACCGGAGCACGTCACGCTGGTCGTCGCTGGCGGGCTGAGCGCCGAGAACGTCGCGCGCGCGATCGAAGTGCTGGCACCGGACGTGGTCGACGTGAGCAGCGGTGTCGAGACGGGACCGGGTGAGAAGTCCGAGGAGAAGATTCGCGCGTTCGTGGCAGCGGCGCGCATGCAGCGGAAGGAAGCAGCGACCTGA
- the trpB gene encoding tryptophan synthase subunit beta, translated as MSTIKVRPGRFGQFGGRYVPETLMAALDELDTAWSEARADASFWAELDELLRDYVGRPTPLYRARRLEEAAGGGTVYLKREDLNHTGAHKINNTLGQVLLARRMGKHRIIAETGAGQHGVATATVCALFGLECVVYMGAEDARRQALNVFRMKLLGAEVREVHSGTRTLKDATNEALRDWVASVEGTHYIIGSVVGPDPYPRLVRDLQSVIGREARQQVQEREGCLPAAVIACVGGGSNAMGIFHSFVADSDVELIGVEAAGAGIDTGRHSASLAAGSPGVLHGSLSYLLQDAGGQVAPAHSISAGLDYPGVGPEHSWLKDSGRARYVSVTDAEALDAFHRLARLEGIIPALESAHAVAYYLREARQWRAAGPAVICLSGRGDKDVEQVAAFDDDPVN; from the coding sequence ATGAGCACGATCAAGGTGCGGCCCGGGCGTTTCGGCCAGTTCGGCGGCCGTTATGTGCCGGAGACACTGATGGCAGCGCTGGACGAGCTCGACACCGCGTGGAGCGAGGCCCGCGCGGATGCGTCGTTCTGGGCGGAGCTGGACGAGCTGCTGCGGGATTACGTGGGCAGGCCGACGCCGCTGTATCGTGCGCGTCGCCTGGAGGAAGCCGCCGGGGGCGGTACCGTCTACCTCAAGCGAGAGGACCTGAACCACACCGGCGCGCACAAGATCAACAACACGCTGGGCCAGGTCCTGCTCGCGCGCCGGATGGGCAAGCACCGGATCATCGCGGAGACCGGCGCGGGGCAGCATGGGGTGGCGACCGCGACCGTGTGCGCGCTCTTCGGGCTGGAGTGCGTTGTCTACATGGGCGCGGAGGACGCGCGGCGCCAGGCGCTGAACGTGTTCCGCATGAAGCTGCTGGGCGCAGAAGTGCGCGAGGTGCACAGCGGCACGCGCACCCTGAAGGATGCGACCAACGAGGCGCTGCGCGACTGGGTGGCCTCGGTCGAGGGCACGCACTACATTATCGGGTCGGTCGTAGGCCCGGATCCCTACCCTCGTCTCGTGCGCGACCTGCAGTCCGTGATCGGCCGGGAGGCCCGGCAGCAGGTGCAGGAACGCGAAGGCTGCCTGCCCGCTGCCGTGATCGCCTGCGTCGGTGGCGGATCGAATGCGATGGGCATCTTTCATTCGTTCGTGGCGGACAGCGACGTCGAGCTCATCGGAGTGGAAGCGGCCGGTGCGGGCATCGACACCGGTCGGCATTCCGCGTCGCTGGCCGCCGGATCACCCGGCGTGCTGCACGGCTCGCTCAGCTACCTGCTGCAGGATGCAGGCGGTCAGGTCGCGCCGGCGCACTCCATCTCCGCAGGCCTCGACTACCCCGGCGTGGGACCGGAGCATTCCTGGCTGAAGGACAGCGGCCGCGCACGCTACGTGAGCGTGACGGATGCGGAGGCACTGGATGCGTTCCACCGGCTCGCACGCCTGGAGGGCATCATCCCCGCGCTCGAGAGCGCGCATGCCGTCGCGTACTACCTGCGGGAGGCGCGTCAGTGGCGCGCGGCGGGTCCGGCCGTGATCTGCCTGAGTGGCCGTGGCGACAAGGACGTGGAGCAGGTCGCCGCATTCGACGACGACCCAGTCAACTGA
- a CDS encoding NAD-dependent epimerase/dehydratase family protein — MKRILVTGAAGQVGTELVAALRERFGADEVLATDIRQPATEGNGPFRTLDAMDAAALSAAIDAHRADTVYHLAAILSANAERNPQLAWDVNMQTLVHVLEAARERGLAVFVPSSIAAFGPDTPADPTPQDTIQRPTSMYGVTKVAGELLCDYYAQRYDIDVRGLRYPGLISYTAPPGGGTTDYAVEIFHQALLHGRYTCFLGPDTQLDMMYMPDAVRASIDVMLADRSSLRHRNAFNVSAMQVTPAVLADAIREHIPGFQVDYDVDPVRQAIADSWPRRLDDSAAREEWGWQHQYDLPRMVTDMITRLRERLGSSAAAG, encoded by the coding sequence ATGAAGAGGATCCTTGTTACAGGGGCGGCGGGCCAGGTCGGCACGGAGCTGGTCGCGGCACTGCGCGAACGCTTCGGCGCGGACGAGGTGCTGGCCACGGACATCCGCCAGCCTGCGACCGAAGGGAACGGCCCGTTCCGGACGCTGGACGCGATGGATGCCGCCGCACTGTCGGCCGCGATCGACGCGCACCGGGCGGACACGGTCTACCACCTCGCCGCGATCCTTTCGGCCAACGCCGAGCGCAACCCGCAGCTCGCGTGGGATGTCAACATGCAGACGCTGGTGCATGTTCTCGAGGCCGCGCGCGAGCGAGGGCTGGCGGTGTTCGTGCCGAGCTCCATCGCCGCGTTCGGCCCCGATACACCGGCCGACCCGACGCCACAGGACACGATCCAGCGACCGACATCGATGTACGGAGTGACCAAGGTCGCGGGAGAGCTGCTCTGCGACTATTACGCGCAGCGCTACGACATCGACGTGCGCGGCCTGCGCTACCCGGGGCTGATCTCCTACACCGCGCCACCCGGCGGCGGCACGACGGATTACGCCGTGGAGATCTTCCACCAGGCGCTGCTCCACGGCCGCTACACGTGTTTTCTCGGTCCGGACACGCAGCTCGACATGATGTACATGCCGGACGCTGTGCGGGCGTCGATCGACGTGATGCTCGCCGACCGCTCGTCGCTGCGACACCGCAATGCGTTCAATGTCTCGGCGATGCAGGTCACGCCGGCGGTACTCGCGGACGCGATACGCGAGCACATCCCGGGGTTCCAGGTCGATTACGACGTCGATCCGGTGCGCCAGGCGATCGCGGACTCCTGGCCGCGCCGACTCGATGATTCCGCCGCGCGCGAGGAGTGGGGCTGGCAGCACCAGTACGACCTGCCGCGCATGGTCACAGACATGATCACCCGGCTGCGCGAGCGACTCGGCTCCAGCGCAGCAGCGGGCTGA
- the trpD gene encoding anthranilate phosphoribosyltransferase, translated as MTSENEAAGGPALRELIVRVGRGERLQADDAEAAFAEIMEGRASPVQVSALLMGMRVRGESSSEIAGGVRALRRVMVPVPVSDGDDVVDTCGTGGGSVTTFNISTAAAVVAAAAGVRIAKHGNRSFSSRCGSADVLEALGVRIELSPEQMGAVLDATGIVFMFAPLLHPAMRHVGPVRRELAMPTIMNVLGPLANPAGAHRQVVGVADPRLIELIAGALNELGHDHALVVHGEPGLDEISPLGITSGVEVAGGELRPLRIDPAEYGWSGLTADELAGGDPADNARIIHDIFAGRTRGAARAAVELNAGAAIYVAGRAATLEEGVATAAAAIEEGTAFATLERLRLATHEV; from the coding sequence ATGACGAGCGAGAATGAAGCCGCCGGGGGGCCCGCACTGCGTGAGCTGATCGTGCGCGTGGGTCGCGGCGAGCGTCTCCAGGCAGACGACGCCGAAGCCGCCTTTGCCGAGATCATGGAAGGGCGCGCGTCGCCCGTGCAGGTCAGTGCGCTGCTCATGGGGATGCGCGTGCGCGGGGAGTCGTCCTCCGAAATCGCCGGGGGCGTGCGCGCGCTGCGACGCGTGATGGTACCCGTGCCGGTCTCGGACGGCGACGACGTCGTCGATACCTGCGGTACGGGTGGCGGCTCCGTCACCACCTTCAACATCTCGACCGCCGCCGCGGTCGTCGCGGCCGCGGCCGGCGTTCGCATCGCGAAGCACGGCAACCGTTCGTTCAGCTCCCGCTGCGGCAGCGCCGACGTGCTGGAGGCACTCGGTGTCCGCATCGAGCTGTCCCCGGAACAGATGGGCGCGGTGCTCGACGCGACCGGCATCGTGTTCATGTTCGCGCCGCTGCTCCATCCCGCAATGCGACACGTCGGACCCGTGCGCCGCGAGCTCGCAATGCCCACCATCATGAACGTGCTCGGCCCGCTGGCGAACCCGGCAGGCGCGCACCGGCAGGTCGTCGGCGTTGCGGATCCACGCCTGATCGAGCTGATCGCGGGCGCACTGAACGAGCTGGGCCACGACCATGCGCTGGTAGTGCACGGCGAGCCCGGGCTGGATGAGATCAGCCCGCTCGGCATCACGTCAGGCGTGGAGGTCGCAGGGGGTGAGCTGCGCCCGCTTCGCATCGATCCCGCGGAGTACGGCTGGAGCGGGCTGACGGCAGACGAGCTCGCCGGCGGCGACCCCGCCGACAATGCGCGCATCATCCACGACATCTTCGCAGGGAGAACCCGCGGCGCCGCCCGCGCGGCAGTGGAGCTGAACGCGGGTGCCGCTATCTACGTCGCCGGCCGCGCGGCAACCCTGGAGGAGGGCGTCGCGACAGCAGCTGCCGCAATCGAGGAGGGTACGGCGTTCGCCACGCTGGAGCGCTTGCGCCTGGCGACGCACGAGGTGTGA
- a CDS encoding HD-GYP domain-containing protein — translation MSAGQPLVQSETVLQPLGRALVTALYAATQALRIYPLENATVQNTVGEGMKIVDRVLEREGVVELRLVGDFMFLNDARLRLDLSDYASFAQFAGMLRRHGIGQIEIQQGVTPRDLALFLSLLLREGPSRAEEAYAQFEDRFRQTPTQHIAVEPTRGAYEQILDEDAKQAAKATYFQSVQVAKDVLTDMRMGRAVNLRRVKRAVQSIVDQVLNNETSIIGMTTLRDYDQYTFTHSVNVCIFSVVIGQKLGLSKVQLYELGLGALFHDIGKMRIDPEIVNKPAKLNEEEWNQMQRHPVEGLLALFTMRGLSEMPYRAMLQAYEHHMKLDLTGYPRNRRPREPTLFSRIVATADGFDAATSKRSYQSQPWPPDEVLREMRESKQRGFDPLLVKALINVTGVFPPGTAVILDTNELAVVVARNPDPDQVHKPIVRIITNAWGMRLAEPVTADLSEVHAVTGEPVRTIIKTTDPEKYGIRVADYFV, via the coding sequence GTGAGCGCGGGGCAGCCGCTCGTCCAGAGCGAGACCGTCCTCCAGCCGCTCGGCCGCGCACTGGTCACTGCGCTCTACGCGGCGACACAGGCGCTCCGCATCTACCCGCTCGAGAATGCCACCGTGCAGAACACGGTCGGCGAGGGCATGAAGATCGTCGACCGGGTGCTGGAGCGTGAGGGCGTCGTCGAGCTGCGACTCGTCGGCGACTTCATGTTCCTCAACGACGCACGGCTTCGTCTCGACCTCTCGGACTACGCGTCCTTCGCGCAGTTCGCCGGCATGCTGCGCCGGCACGGTATCGGGCAGATCGAGATCCAGCAGGGGGTCACGCCCCGGGACCTGGCGCTCTTTCTCTCGCTGCTGCTGCGGGAGGGGCCGTCCAGGGCGGAGGAGGCGTACGCACAGTTCGAGGACCGCTTCCGGCAGACGCCCACGCAGCACATCGCGGTCGAGCCCACGCGCGGGGCCTACGAGCAGATCCTCGACGAGGACGCAAAACAGGCGGCCAAGGCGACGTACTTCCAGTCGGTCCAGGTCGCCAAGGACGTGCTCACCGACATGCGCATGGGGCGCGCGGTCAACCTCCGCAGGGTAAAGCGCGCGGTGCAGTCGATCGTCGACCAGGTGCTCAACAACGAGACGTCGATCATCGGCATGACCACCCTGCGCGACTACGACCAGTACACGTTCACGCACTCCGTGAACGTGTGCATCTTCAGCGTCGTGATCGGGCAGAAGCTCGGCCTCAGCAAGGTCCAGCTCTACGAGCTCGGCCTGGGCGCGCTGTTCCACGACATCGGCAAGATGCGCATCGACCCGGAGATCGTGAACAAGCCGGCCAAGCTGAACGAGGAGGAGTGGAACCAGATGCAGCGGCATCCCGTCGAGGGGCTGCTCGCACTGTTCACCATGCGCGGCCTCTCCGAGATGCCGTACCGCGCGATGCTGCAGGCCTACGAGCACCACATGAAGCTCGACCTGACCGGCTACCCGCGGAACCGGCGACCCCGTGAGCCGACGCTCTTCAGCCGAATCGTGGCCACGGCCGACGGCTTCGACGCCGCGACGTCCAAGCGCAGCTACCAGTCGCAGCCCTGGCCGCCCGACGAGGTGCTGCGCGAGATGCGCGAGTCGAAGCAGCGCGGCTTCGATCCGCTGCTCGTCAAGGCGCTCATCAACGTGACCGGCGTGTTCCCGCCGGGCACCGCCGTCATCCTGGACACCAACGAGCTGGCCGTCGTCGTTGCGCGCAACCCGGATCCCGATCAGGTTCACAAGCCGATCGTGCGCATCATCACGAACGCCTGGGGCATGCGCCTCGCCGAGCCCGTGACCGCCGACCTGAGCGAGGTGCATGCGGTGACGGGTGAGCCCGTGCGTACGATCATC
- a CDS encoding HEAT repeat domain-containing protein — protein sequence MGSAADGPLRTGASVEGTPDAAPGASQQSPAVAPATGAADASVQAAGSDGPSDLESKRISPIPEAEVIELFGALDKTVRARRLYQDNNPVYQNFRRTLHDIAAHVFSLGASVTVNVEENGLRWYGHLIETGSGRDNLAFLFFKDGVRQLTFLDGFQDEVDRFLSVVHRARAADQQGDDDMVTLLWEEEFTCFQYSYVDALAEGLDVPQAPPPVVAADDETLRIDPATIQQELATGGPVEEQSPMVQAGMPPVASSITREDFQETLYFLEPDEMQVLQREVEREWTRDTKRDVLNALFDRLEDQVPEWQEEILRILRQMLPAFLSRGDLRSATYLITELRAVTAAGGLNEAVQREADRLFGEVSEPAVVGQLLRSIEEASIQPDPGELGAFLAHLGPRALPLLLHAVETTTTPALQARLQAAVETLARDHQPEVVRLLAATEESVAAGAARLAGRIGIGDAVPGIVALVERGSAPARRTAVDALIRIRNAAALDALQNTIDDEDREVRLAALRGLGSLRYAPARQRLEKALDGKLVRDADLTEKMAFFEAFGAVATADNIDMLDRMLNGKKLFSRTTPELRACAALALGKINAPAARTALEQAASDPQPIVRNAVLKALRREQGGAS from the coding sequence ATGGGAAGCGCTGCCGACGGACCGCTGAGGACGGGCGCAAGCGTCGAGGGGACGCCCGACGCTGCCCCCGGTGCGTCGCAGCAAAGCCCCGCGGTCGCGCCTGCCACCGGCGCTGCTGACGCTTCCGTGCAGGCTGCCGGATCCGACGGTCCGTCGGACCTCGAGTCCAAGCGCATCTCGCCCATCCCCGAGGCCGAGGTCATCGAGCTGTTCGGCGCGCTCGACAAGACTGTCCGGGCCCGGCGGCTGTACCAGGACAACAACCCGGTCTACCAGAACTTCCGGCGCACGCTGCACGACATTGCGGCGCATGTCTTCTCTCTCGGGGCCAGCGTCACGGTCAACGTCGAAGAAAACGGCCTGCGCTGGTACGGGCACCTGATCGAGACGGGCAGCGGCCGCGACAACCTGGCCTTCCTGTTCTTCAAGGACGGCGTCCGCCAGCTCACGTTCCTCGACGGCTTCCAGGACGAGGTGGACCGCTTCCTTTCCGTGGTGCATCGCGCGCGGGCCGCCGACCAGCAGGGCGATGACGACATGGTCACCCTGCTGTGGGAGGAGGAGTTCACCTGCTTCCAGTACAGCTACGTGGATGCGCTTGCAGAGGGCCTCGACGTCCCGCAGGCGCCGCCCCCGGTGGTAGCTGCAGACGACGAGACACTTCGCATCGATCCGGCGACCATCCAGCAGGAGCTCGCGACGGGCGGTCCGGTGGAGGAGCAGTCGCCGATGGTGCAGGCGGGCATGCCGCCGGTCGCATCATCGATCACGCGTGAGGATTTCCAGGAGACGCTGTACTTCCTCGAGCCCGACGAGATGCAGGTCCTGCAGCGGGAAGTGGAGCGCGAGTGGACGCGCGATACCAAGCGGGACGTGCTGAACGCGCTGTTCGACCGGCTCGAGGACCAGGTTCCCGAGTGGCAGGAGGAGATCCTGCGCATCCTGCGCCAGATGCTGCCGGCGTTCCTGAGCCGCGGCGACCTTCGCTCGGCGACCTACCTCATCACGGAGCTCCGGGCCGTCACAGCCGCCGGAGGGCTCAATGAGGCGGTGCAGCGCGAGGCGGATCGCCTGTTTGGCGAAGTGAGCGAGCCGGCCGTCGTCGGCCAGCTGCTGCGCTCGATCGAGGAAGCCTCCATCCAGCCCGATCCCGGCGAGCTCGGCGCCTTCCTCGCCCACCTCGGGCCCCGCGCGCTGCCACTGCTGCTGCACGCCGTCGAGACGACAACCACGCCGGCACTGCAGGCGCGGCTGCAGGCGGCTGTCGAAACGCTCGCGCGCGATCACCAGCCGGAAGTCGTGCGGCTGCTGGCGGCCACCGAGGAGTCCGTTGCCGCCGGCGCCGCGCGTCTCGCGGGCCGTATCGGCATCGGCGATGCCGTACCGGGCATCGTCGCACTGGTCGAGCGCGGGAGCGCACCCGCGCGTCGGACGGCCGTGGACGCGCTGATCCGCATCCGCAATGCAGCGGCGCTCGACGCCTTGCAGAACACCATCGACGACGAGGACCGCGAGGTTCGCCTCGCGGCGCTGCGCGGCCTCGGCAGCCTCCGTTATGCCCCCGCACGGCAGCGCCTGGAAAAGGCGCTCGACGGCAAGCTCGTCCGCGACGCGGATCTCACGGAGAAGATGGCGTTCTTCGAGGCATTCGGTGCAGTCGCGACCGCCGACAACATCGACATGCTCGACCGCATGCTGAACGGCAAGAAGCTGTTCTCGCGTACGACGCCGGAGCTGCGTGCGTGCGCCGCGCTCGCACTCGGCAAGATCAACGCACCGGCTGCGCGCACGGCACTCGAGCAGGCGGCCAGCGACCCGCAGCCGATCGTCCGCAACGCCGTGCTGAAGGCGCTGCGGCGCGAGCAGGGAGGCGCATCGTGA
- the lexA gene encoding transcriptional repressor LexA, with the protein MPLTKRQKEILDFLEEFHGENGYSPSFEEIAQHFGYTSLATVHEHLENLRQKGYIRKSYNASRSIELVPATVSAAAVELPLFGSVAAGEPIEAINDTETIAVPEDMLSRRGEHYVLRVRGDSMIEEQIRDGDYVVVNSRNTAENGDMVVALVQGEAATVKRFYRERDGRIRLQPANERMKPMYFPSHSVMVQGIVVGVIRRY; encoded by the coding sequence ATGCCGCTGACGAAGCGCCAGAAGGAGATCCTGGATTTTCTCGAGGAGTTCCACGGCGAGAACGGCTACTCACCGAGCTTCGAGGAAATCGCGCAGCACTTCGGGTACACCTCGCTCGCGACGGTGCACGAGCACCTCGAGAATCTGCGCCAGAAGGGCTACATCCGGAAGTCCTACAACGCGAGCCGTTCGATCGAGCTGGTGCCCGCCACCGTTTCGGCGGCGGCGGTCGAGCTGCCCCTGTTCGGCAGCGTTGCGGCGGGTGAGCCGATCGAGGCGATCAACGACACCGAGACGATCGCGGTTCCGGAGGACATGCTGAGCCGGCGCGGCGAGCACTATGTGCTGCGCGTGCGCGGAGACTCGATGATCGAGGAGCAGATCCGCGACGGCGACTACGTCGTCGTCAATTCGCGCAACACCGCGGAGAATGGCGACATGGTCGTCGCGCTGGTCCAGGGCGAGGCGGCGACAGTGAAGCGGTTCTACCGGGAGCGCGACGGTCGCATCCGCCTGCAGCCGGCGAACGAGCGGATGAAGCCCATGTACTTCCCGTCGCACAGCGTGATGGTACAGGGAATCGTGGTCGGCGTGATCCGGCGCTACTGA